The Haloarchaeobius amylolyticus genome window below encodes:
- a CDS encoding cupin domain-containing protein yields the protein MVRKVNDSECEWTEVTEGETRFRRKQLGAAADAEQLGASLYELPAGNRSWPYHYHTANEEAIYVLAGSGTLRAADGEHPLEAGDFVALPTGEDGAHRVVNTGEEPLRYLCVSTMQEPDVTVYPDSEKIGVFAGSPPGGESGERTVAGYYPSEAAVDYWEGEER from the coding sequence ATGGTCCGGAAGGTGAACGACTCCGAGTGCGAGTGGACCGAGGTGACCGAGGGCGAGACGCGCTTCCGGCGCAAGCAACTGGGGGCGGCGGCCGACGCCGAGCAACTGGGCGCGAGCCTGTACGAACTGCCGGCGGGGAACCGCTCGTGGCCGTACCACTACCACACCGCGAACGAGGAGGCCATCTACGTCCTCGCCGGCTCGGGGACGCTCCGGGCGGCAGACGGGGAGCACCCCCTCGAGGCGGGTGATTTCGTGGCCCTGCCGACGGGCGAGGACGGCGCACATCGCGTCGTCAACACGGGCGAGGAGCCGCTTCGCTACCTCTGTGTGTCGACGATGCAGGAGCCGGACGTGACGGTGTATCCGGATTCGGAGAAGATCGGGGTCTTCGCCGGCTCGCCCCCCGGCGGGGAGTCGGGGGAGCGAACCGTGGCGGGCTACTATCCCAGCGAGGCGGCGGTGGACTACTGGGAGGGGGAGGAGCGGTAG
- a CDS encoding acyltransferase, whose translation MTKRHVSLPDSAEAGVRAFIEEVDQRLSSDESTCSVVEDVLVDLHGDREAYERWQNGEDVSPAEQVRLQGYDPCNTTLESEYYAEKDEEAFERSKHLQWLWRQFDATPMADNVEFALRFRQMLAEHLFDEVGENCRFFKGITFTYGHNISIGDNVVVHDDVHLDDRGKLTIGDRCSISDGVHIYSHDHDVVDQTAVENFHTIVEDDVRLTFDVMVRAGCKVGENAVVGARGVVQSDIPAHHIAVGQPAKSVKVKPGWEDVAEPVDEGNVNRQAEREIPYDLPEDLDVFDEFERDLSPPK comes from the coding sequence ATGACGAAGCGACACGTCTCGTTGCCGGACAGCGCGGAGGCCGGCGTCCGTGCGTTCATCGAGGAGGTAGACCAGCGCCTCTCCTCCGACGAGAGCACCTGCAGCGTGGTCGAGGACGTGCTCGTGGACCTCCACGGCGACCGCGAGGCCTACGAGCGCTGGCAGAACGGCGAGGACGTCTCGCCCGCCGAGCAGGTCCGCCTGCAGGGGTACGACCCCTGTAACACCACGCTCGAGTCCGAGTACTACGCCGAGAAGGACGAGGAGGCCTTCGAGCGCTCGAAGCACCTCCAGTGGCTCTGGCGCCAGTTCGACGCGACACCGATGGCCGACAACGTCGAGTTCGCGCTGCGCTTCCGCCAGATGCTCGCCGAACACCTCTTCGACGAGGTCGGGGAGAACTGCCGCTTCTTCAAGGGCATCACCTTCACCTACGGGCACAACATCTCCATCGGCGACAACGTGGTCGTCCACGACGACGTCCACCTCGACGACCGCGGCAAGCTCACCATCGGCGACCGCTGTTCCATCTCCGACGGCGTCCACATCTACAGCCACGACCACGACGTCGTCGACCAGACCGCCGTCGAGAACTTCCACACCATCGTCGAGGACGACGTGCGCCTCACCTTCGACGTGATGGTCCGCGCCGGCTGCAAGGTCGGCGAGAACGCGGTCGTCGGCGCCCGCGGGGTCGTCCAGTCCGACATCCCCGCCCACCACATCGCGGTCGGCCAGCCCGCCAAGAGCGTGAAGGTCAAGCCCGGCTGGGAGGACGTGGCCGAGCCGGTCGACGAGGGCAACGTGAACCGCCAGGCCGAGCGCGAGATCCCCTACGACCTCCCCGAGGACCTCGACGTGTTCGACGAGTTCGAGCGGGACCTGTCGCCCCCGAAGTAA
- a CDS encoding GH32 C-terminal domain-containing protein, whose amino-acid sequence MDGIPVRVACLYVAELTSEQRAAYDWCAETAARADRISLDVVADGAVDLAAYDAVWWHRDSPLDGEDVQVAGERLRAYVEDGGGLLLSLRAMEAISQLGIDPVAPDAAGVEDITGRAGVLRRSLHDDHPAFETFDGRRVFTRAPDREQAFARYERVVPEAGDVLACSVRGDADLVGHRTLVEWTPGAGRVIGAGSALGFRDPGDYEDAMRHEQFVRNLLATLASDRVPDVTGRPATTEGFTRLRERLADDHHRPAYHLSPPANWLNDPNGLIEYDGEYHVFYQYNPSGPFHGSIHWGHAVSEDLVHWRDEPVALAPTPGGPDHDGCWSGCAVVDEDGVPTLLYTGGEGHVQLPCLATSDDGLRSWTKHRGNPIIEEAPTDVDILSTDDWEAEFRDHCVWREDGYWYQLIGSGVSEIGGTALLYRGTSLREWEYVGPLLTGDDGHGTVWECPELLDFGEKQLLHVSNYDEVRYFLGEADLSEPAFTVEHEGKLDYGGFYAPQSLTTGDGRELTFGWLPEARGMEAQWEAGWSGLMSLPRELDIGEDGCLRQRPAAEVASLRGRHADSRELGLPTDDHRCLDVDGGAAELRLSVDVTPGGTFELGVCESPALSERTAIRYDGESVVVDRAESSLDPAADSGEQHMPVDGDGQVDLHVFVDGSVVEIFANEHRCLTSRVYPTRADATGVSVSARGGPVDVDVEAWELESVWPAGR is encoded by the coding sequence ATGGACGGAATTCCGGTTCGCGTCGCGTGTCTCTACGTGGCCGAACTGACCAGCGAACAGCGGGCCGCCTACGACTGGTGCGCCGAGACGGCCGCCCGGGCGGACCGCATCTCGCTGGACGTGGTCGCCGACGGTGCCGTCGACCTCGCGGCGTACGACGCCGTCTGGTGGCACCGCGACAGCCCCCTCGACGGCGAGGACGTACAGGTCGCCGGCGAGCGATTGCGGGCCTACGTCGAGGACGGCGGCGGGCTCCTGCTCAGCCTGCGGGCCATGGAGGCCATCTCCCAGCTCGGCATCGACCCCGTCGCGCCCGACGCCGCCGGCGTCGAGGACATCACCGGCCGGGCCGGCGTGCTCCGGCGCTCGCTCCACGACGACCATCCGGCGTTCGAGACGTTCGATGGCCGCCGGGTCTTCACCCGCGCGCCCGACCGCGAGCAGGCGTTCGCCCGGTACGAGCGCGTCGTTCCCGAGGCGGGCGACGTGCTGGCGTGCTCGGTCAGGGGCGACGCCGACCTCGTCGGCCACCGCACCCTCGTCGAGTGGACGCCCGGCGCCGGCCGGGTCATCGGGGCCGGCTCGGCGCTCGGCTTCCGCGACCCCGGCGACTACGAGGACGCGATGCGCCACGAGCAGTTCGTGCGGAACCTGCTGGCCACGCTGGCCAGCGACCGCGTGCCCGACGTGACGGGACGCCCCGCCACGACCGAGGGCTTCACCCGCCTGCGCGAGCGACTCGCCGACGACCACCACCGCCCGGCGTACCACCTCTCGCCGCCGGCGAACTGGCTCAACGACCCGAACGGCCTCATCGAATACGACGGCGAGTACCACGTCTTCTACCAGTACAACCCGAGTGGCCCCTTCCACGGCTCCATCCACTGGGGCCACGCCGTCAGCGAGGACCTGGTCCACTGGCGCGACGAACCGGTCGCGCTGGCGCCCACACCCGGCGGCCCGGACCACGACGGCTGCTGGTCGGGCTGTGCGGTCGTCGACGAGGACGGCGTCCCGACCCTGCTCTACACGGGCGGCGAGGGCCACGTGCAGTTGCCGTGTCTCGCCACCAGCGACGACGGCCTGCGGTCGTGGACGAAACACCGCGGCAACCCCATCATCGAGGAGGCCCCGACCGACGTCGACATCCTCTCGACCGACGACTGGGAGGCCGAGTTCCGCGACCACTGCGTCTGGCGCGAGGACGGGTACTGGTACCAGCTCATCGGCTCCGGCGTCAGCGAAATCGGTGGCACCGCCCTGCTCTACCGCGGCACGAGCCTCCGGGAGTGGGAGTACGTCGGCCCGCTCCTGACCGGCGACGACGGCCACGGGACGGTCTGGGAGTGCCCGGAACTGCTCGACTTCGGCGAGAAGCAACTCCTGCACGTCTCGAACTACGACGAGGTCAGGTACTTCCTCGGCGAGGCCGACCTCTCGGAACCCGCGTTCACCGTCGAACACGAGGGTAAGCTCGACTACGGCGGCTTCTACGCCCCGCAGTCGCTCACCACGGGCGACGGCCGGGAACTCACCTTCGGCTGGCTCCCCGAGGCCCGCGGCATGGAGGCCCAGTGGGAGGCCGGCTGGTCCGGGCTCATGTCCCTCCCCCGCGAACTCGACATCGGCGAGGACGGCTGTCTCCGCCAGCGTCCCGCCGCCGAGGTGGCCTCCCTCCGCGGGCGCCACGCCGACTCGCGCGAACTCGGCCTCCCGACCGACGACCATCGCTGCCTCGACGTCGACGGGGGCGCGGCCGAACTCCGCCTCTCGGTCGACGTCACGCCGGGCGGCACCTTCGAACTGGGCGTCTGCGAGTCGCCCGCGCTCTCGGAACGGACCGCCATCCGGTACGACGGCGAGTCGGTCGTCGTCGACCGTGCCGAGAGCAGTCTCGACCCCGCCGCCGACTCCGGCGAACAGCACATGCCGGTCGACGGCGACGGGCAGGTCGACCTCCACGTCTTCGTCGACGGGAGCGTCGTCGAGATCTTCGCGAACGAGCATCGCTGCCTGACGAGCCGGGTGTACCCCACGAGAGCGGACGCGACCGGCGTCTCGGTCAGCGCCCGCGGCGGGCCGGTTGACGTGGACGTCGAGGCGTGGGAACTGGAGAGCGTCTGGCCCGCTGGGCGGTGA
- a CDS encoding DUF7577 domain-containing protein — MAEVWDWAIGYLLVFAALQLAVYLYYRRQTDSGASRAVPEGDGVGFDERVTSAPAPRRRESTDGDTRHCPHCGTPNELDAAFRYCRNCAGSLSGT; from the coding sequence ATGGCAGAGGTCTGGGACTGGGCCATCGGCTACCTGCTCGTGTTCGCGGCGCTCCAGCTGGCAGTGTACCTCTACTACCGCCGCCAGACCGACAGTGGGGCCTCCCGCGCCGTCCCCGAGGGAGACGGCGTCGGGTTCGACGAGCGCGTGACGAGCGCACCCGCGCCGCGGCGCCGGGAATCCACCGACGGCGACACGCGCCACTGCCCGCACTGCGGGACGCCGAACGAGCTGGACGCCGCGTTCCGGTACTGCCGGAACTGCGCCGGCTCGCTCTCTGGCACATAA
- a CDS encoding DUF7331 family protein encodes MNTTDTEEERYVGRETVNGLIIYDRENLDAWIESDTTVSVTESDYRSSPSQ; translated from the coding sequence ATGAACACGACCGATACCGAAGAAGAGCGCTACGTCGGCCGCGAGACCGTCAACGGACTCATCATCTACGACCGCGAGAACCTCGACGCCTGGATCGAGTCCGACACGACGGTTTCGGTCACCGAGTCCGACTACCGCTCCTCCCCCTCCCAGTAG
- a CDS encoding PQQ-dependent sugar dehydrogenase: MRRRRFLAATATLPTVAGAGCLGPDDDERTHTTTEERPLRLERVRMRLDTPWGAAFHPRTGELYVTERPGRIQQATGRDAGLVRDLTVETVERGETGLHGLAFDPADPTRAFAFQTYQRASGLWNRVLELAVDRAFAVSGVLFDRIPAAEVNNGGRLAIGPEDALYVTTGDVGEPERARDTDSLAGKVLRLTRDGDPHPDNPFDNAVYSYGFRNPLGITFVDGECYVCDHGPDANDELNRVEPGGDYGWPAVAGPAQSSQSVDPLVTWDARISPASLAYYRGGIERWQDSFFVGALTGEHLRRVVIDGGEPVSQGSFFGDLGRIRTTFTGPDGHLYLTTSDQDGQGDPEPTDDAVFRVLPP, encoded by the coding sequence ATGCGACGCCGCCGGTTCCTCGCCGCCACCGCCACCCTCCCCACCGTCGCCGGCGCGGGCTGTCTGGGCCCCGACGACGACGAGCGCACGCACACGACCACCGAGGAGCGCCCGCTCCGCCTCGAGCGCGTGCGGATGCGCCTGGACACGCCGTGGGGTGCCGCCTTCCACCCGCGCACCGGCGAACTCTACGTCACGGAACGCCCCGGCCGCATCCAGCAGGCGACCGGCCGCGACGCGGGACTGGTCCGCGACCTGACCGTCGAGACCGTCGAACGGGGCGAGACCGGCCTCCACGGGCTGGCGTTCGACCCCGCCGACCCGACCCGCGCGTTCGCGTTCCAGACCTACCAGCGCGCGTCCGGACTCTGGAACCGGGTCCTCGAACTCGCCGTCGACCGCGCCTTCGCCGTCTCCGGCGTCCTCTTCGACAGGATCCCCGCGGCCGAGGTCAACAACGGCGGCCGGCTCGCCATCGGCCCGGAGGACGCACTCTACGTGACCACCGGCGACGTGGGCGAGCCGGAGCGCGCCCGCGACACCGACTCGCTTGCCGGCAAGGTCCTCCGGCTCACCCGCGACGGTGACCCCCACCCCGACAACCCGTTCGACAACGCGGTGTACAGCTACGGCTTCCGGAACCCACTCGGCATCACGTTCGTCGACGGCGAGTGCTACGTCTGCGACCACGGCCCCGACGCGAACGACGAACTCAACCGGGTCGAACCGGGCGGCGACTACGGCTGGCCGGCCGTCGCCGGCCCCGCCCAGTCGAGCCAGTCCGTCGACCCGCTGGTGACCTGGGACGCCCGCATCTCGCCCGCGAGCCTGGCGTACTACCGGGGCGGCATCGAGCGCTGGCAGGATAGCTTCTTCGTCGGCGCGCTCACCGGCGAGCACCTGCGCCGGGTCGTCATCGACGGCGGCGAACCCGTCTCGCAGGGGTCCTTCTTCGGCGACCTCGGGCGCATCCGGACGACGTTCACCGGCCCGGACGGCCACCTCTACCTCACGACCAGCGACCAGGACGGGCAGGGCGACCCGGAGCCGACGGACGACGCCGTGTTCCGGGTGCTACCGCCGTAA
- a CDS encoding heme-binding protein, with protein MERREPPMTEEGWYALHDFRTVDWDAWRDAPERERERALADARSFFDAHDDPETGGTAVFSIVGHKADLMVLHLRPSMADLDRLERSFEQTAFAGYTEQSGSYVSVTEASGYTERAREYFEGEVDEDSGLAQYIRSRLHPDIPDMEYVSFYPMDKRRTAEDNWYDLPHEERAEHMASHGDIGRDYAGKVQQMITSSVGFDDHEWGVTLWSDDPTEIKDLLYEMRFDPSSSRFAEFGTFYFGRRFEAADLGAFMAGEAVPAEDGAPHSDSAGHPHGASDHGGAGHAHGGGHGHGEGDHPHSGETHEHGHGDEEGRPPTDHGADVREELEDRGVYGGKPHGEDVYAVVLYSEADTEELFEEVEGLRKNFDHYDSHVKTAVYEAEGDAPAAIASVWETESAADTASGFLTDLPGIVRQAGDDADSDTWGTMGMFYTVKPEHRDDFVEKFGTVGEVLEGMDGHIQTDLLSNRENEDDMFIASRWESKDDAMAFFRSDAFSDTVDWGRDVLADRPRHVFLA; from the coding sequence ATGGAGCGACGCGAACCTCCGATGACGGAGGAGGGCTGGTACGCACTGCACGACTTCCGAACGGTCGACTGGGACGCGTGGCGCGACGCCCCCGAGCGCGAACGCGAACGCGCCCTGGCCGACGCCCGGTCGTTCTTCGACGCCCACGACGACCCGGAGACGGGCGGGACGGCCGTCTTCTCCATCGTCGGCCACAAGGCGGACCTGATGGTCCTGCACCTGCGCCCGTCGATGGCGGACCTCGACCGGCTCGAACGGAGCTTCGAGCAGACCGCGTTCGCGGGGTACACCGAGCAGTCCGGTTCGTACGTCTCCGTCACTGAGGCGTCTGGCTACACCGAGCGCGCCCGGGAGTACTTCGAGGGCGAGGTCGACGAGGACTCCGGGCTCGCGCAGTACATCCGGTCCCGGCTCCACCCGGACATCCCGGACATGGAGTACGTCTCGTTCTACCCGATGGACAAGCGTCGCACGGCCGAGGACAACTGGTACGACCTGCCCCACGAGGAGCGCGCCGAGCACATGGCGAGCCACGGCGACATCGGCCGCGATTACGCCGGGAAGGTCCAGCAGATGATCACCTCCAGCGTCGGCTTCGACGACCACGAGTGGGGCGTCACCCTCTGGTCGGACGACCCGACCGAGATCAAGGACCTGCTGTACGAGATGCGCTTCGACCCCTCGTCCAGCCGGTTCGCCGAGTTCGGCACGTTCTACTTCGGCCGCCGGTTCGAGGCGGCCGACCTCGGGGCCTTCATGGCCGGCGAGGCCGTGCCGGCCGAGGACGGGGCTCCCCACAGTGACTCCGCGGGGCACCCCCACGGCGCGTCCGACCACGGCGGCGCAGGGCACGCCCACGGGGGCGGTCACGGCCACGGTGAGGGTGACCACCCGCACAGCGGCGAGACACACGAGCACGGCCACGGCGACGAGGAGGGCCGCCCGCCGACGGACCACGGCGCCGACGTCCGCGAGGAACTCGAGGACCGCGGCGTCTACGGCGGCAAGCCACACGGCGAGGACGTGTACGCGGTCGTCCTCTACTCCGAGGCCGACACCGAGGAGCTGTTCGAGGAGGTCGAGGGACTGCGCAAGAACTTCGACCACTACGACTCCCACGTGAAGACCGCGGTGTACGAGGCCGAGGGCGACGCCCCGGCGGCCATCGCGAGCGTCTGGGAGACCGAGTCGGCGGCGGACACCGCCAGCGGCTTCCTCACCGACCTGCCCGGCATCGTCCGGCAGGCCGGCGACGACGCCGACAGCGACACCTGGGGCACGATGGGGATGTTCTACACCGTCAAGCCCGAGCATCGCGACGACTTCGTCGAGAAGTTCGGGACCGTCGGCGAGGTGCTCGAAGGCATGGACGGCCACATCCAGACCGACCTGCTGTCGAACCGCGAGAACGAGGACGACATGTTCATCGCCTCGCGCTGGGAGTCCAAGGACGACGCGATGGCGTTCTTCCGGTCGGACGCCTTCTCGGACACCGTCGACTGGGGCCGCGACGTGCTCGCGGACCGCCCGCGCCACGTCTTCCTGGCGTAG
- a CDS encoding glycoside hydrolase family 68 protein codes for MHDETPGSDTPAWTREHAAGITRRDDATAPVIYPPETNTDPDYHVWDTWLLRERDGSIATPGGYRVIFCLSAPAELLPGKRHDVATIRYFYSTDGEEWYRGGVAVDPDAAFGSRQWAGSALLDDDGTCYLYYTAAGQSGEEDLTYTQRLACAAGGTVETGGQGLSLQGPWEHEILAEPDGDWYETEDQSRGMIYTFRDPWFFEDPADGETYLLFEANTPVPEGSPACGGDAAQQEFNGSIGIAHSPSGDPTDWTLQGPLLDAVGVNQELERPHIVVDDGRYYLFTASHVHTFAPGLSGYDALYGFVADDLRGDYQPLNDSGLVLTNPKNAPFQAYSWMVYKHRNELLVTSFFNYYDFDRPSLDDVALLPEDEQMRRFGGTLAPTVRLGFGDGETWLRGVLKHGHLPTEDEDLPPADFAERYGTRDAEESGYLYR; via the coding sequence ATGCACGACGAGACGCCCGGGTCCGACACCCCCGCCTGGACCCGCGAGCACGCAGCCGGTATCACGCGGCGCGACGACGCGACAGCCCCCGTCATCTACCCGCCGGAGACGAACACCGACCCCGACTACCACGTCTGGGACACCTGGCTGCTCCGCGAGCGCGACGGCAGCATCGCCACCCCCGGCGGTTACCGCGTCATCTTCTGTCTCTCCGCGCCCGCCGAGTTGCTCCCCGGCAAGCGCCACGACGTGGCGACCATCCGGTACTTCTACTCGACGGACGGCGAGGAGTGGTACCGCGGCGGCGTGGCGGTCGACCCCGACGCCGCCTTCGGCTCGCGCCAGTGGGCCGGCTCCGCGCTGCTGGACGACGACGGCACCTGCTACCTCTACTACACCGCGGCCGGGCAGTCCGGCGAGGAGGACCTGACCTACACCCAGCGCCTGGCCTGTGCCGCCGGCGGCACGGTCGAGACGGGCGGGCAGGGCCTCAGCCTCCAGGGGCCGTGGGAGCACGAGATCCTCGCCGAGCCCGACGGCGACTGGTACGAGACCGAGGACCAGTCCCGCGGGATGATCTACACCTTCCGGGACCCGTGGTTCTTCGAGGACCCCGCCGACGGGGAGACGTACCTCCTGTTCGAGGCGAACACGCCCGTCCCCGAGGGCTCACCGGCCTGCGGCGGCGACGCGGCCCAGCAGGAGTTCAACGGGAGCATCGGCATCGCGCACTCGCCCTCGGGCGACCCGACCGACTGGACCCTCCAGGGGCCCCTGCTCGACGCGGTGGGCGTCAACCAGGAACTGGAGCGCCCGCACATCGTGGTCGACGACGGGCGGTACTACCTGTTCACCGCGAGCCACGTCCACACGTTCGCGCCCGGCCTCTCCGGGTACGACGCCCTCTACGGCTTCGTCGCGGACGACCTGCGCGGGGACTACCAGCCCCTCAACGACTCCGGGCTGGTGCTGACGAACCCGAAGAACGCGCCGTTCCAGGCGTACTCGTGGATGGTGTACAAGCACCGGAACGAGCTGCTCGTGACGAGCTTCTTCAACTACTACGACTTCGACCGGCCCTCGCTGGACGACGTGGCCCTGCTCCCCGAGGACGAGCAGATGCGTCGCTTCGGCGGGACGCTCGCGCCGACGGTCCGGCTGGGCTTCGGCGACGGCGAGACGTGGCTCCGCGGCGTGCTGAAACACGGCCACCTGCCGACCGAGGACGAGGACTTACCGCCGGCGGACTTCGCGGAGCGGTACGGGACCCGGGACGCGGAGGAGTCGGGGTACCTGTATCGCTGA
- a CDS encoding aryl-sulfate sulfotransferase, with protein MERRSRMLAVCALLLLVTAYLGLQAALGAPAAAAAPAVNDSNATNETETVREQHAGNTLIGIQSYGDAYEGRAIEVTPDGEVVWEYTPDNSRVFDVEMLENGNILASVATKRPASACPDEFAKDGCVHNRVVELDYETKEEVWNHSWYDVYVHNHEVHDADRLPSGETAIIDMGNNRAFTVNQEGDITWEWHAREHLGEGTEFDEEYDSPAYTGPEKDWTHMNDIDLLRNGNFQMSIRNFDVVIEVNRTTKDVVNVVGEPGAHDDLYEQHNPMRLNGTVLVADSENDRVVEYDVETGEKVWEYSQGILWPRDADRLENGHTLVVDTFNNRVIELNKEGEVVWQYGGVMMPYAADRLGQPEEGGVDATGENLTSKVEGEGVEKQVGTYVAWARFVFPGWVSFEEFAAAALGAVLSLVLVFDLALLGVSRARARAR; from the coding sequence ATGGAACGACGGTCCCGAATGCTCGCGGTCTGCGCCCTCCTCCTCCTCGTCACGGCGTATCTCGGCCTGCAGGCGGCGCTCGGCGCGCCCGCGGCCGCCGCGGCGCCGGCGGTGAACGACAGCAACGCGACGAACGAGACGGAGACGGTCCGCGAACAGCACGCCGGCAACACGCTCATCGGCATCCAGAGCTACGGCGACGCCTACGAGGGTCGCGCCATCGAGGTGACGCCCGACGGCGAGGTGGTCTGGGAGTACACGCCGGATAACTCCCGGGTGTTCGACGTCGAGATGCTGGAGAACGGGAACATCCTCGCCTCGGTCGCGACGAAGCGGCCGGCGAGCGCCTGCCCCGACGAGTTCGCGAAGGACGGCTGTGTCCACAACCGCGTCGTCGAGCTGGACTACGAGACCAAAGAGGAGGTCTGGAACCACTCGTGGTACGACGTCTACGTCCACAACCACGAGGTCCACGACGCCGACCGGCTCCCCAGCGGCGAGACCGCCATCATCGACATGGGGAACAACCGGGCGTTCACCGTGAACCAGGAGGGCGACATCACCTGGGAGTGGCACGCCCGTGAGCACCTCGGCGAGGGCACCGAGTTCGACGAGGAGTACGACAGCCCCGCGTACACCGGCCCGGAGAAGGACTGGACCCACATGAACGACATCGACCTGCTCCGGAACGGGAACTTCCAGATGAGCATCCGGAACTTCGACGTGGTCATCGAGGTGAACCGGACCACCAAGGACGTGGTGAACGTCGTCGGCGAACCCGGTGCGCACGACGACCTCTACGAGCAGCACAACCCGATGCGGCTCAACGGGACGGTGCTCGTGGCCGACAGCGAGAACGACCGGGTCGTCGAGTACGACGTCGAGACCGGCGAGAAGGTCTGGGAGTACAGCCAGGGCATCCTCTGGCCGCGCGACGCCGACCGCCTGGAGAACGGCCACACCCTCGTCGTGGACACGTTCAACAACCGCGTCATCGAGCTGAACAAGGAGGGCGAGGTCGTCTGGCAGTACGGTGGCGTCATGATGCCGTACGCGGCCGACCGGCTCGGCCAGCCCGAGGAGGGTGGCGTCGACGCGACGGGTGAGAACCTGACGAGCAAGGTCGAGGGCGAGGGCGTCGAGAAGCAGGTCGGCACCTACGTCGCCTGGGCCCGGTTCGTCTTCCCGGGCTGGGTCTCCTTCGAGGAGTTCGCGGCGGCCGCCCTCGGGGCGGTGCTGTCGCTCGTCCTCGTGTTCGACCTCGCGCTCCTCGGCGTGTCCCGGGCCCGGGCCCGGGCCCGCTGA
- a CDS encoding aldo/keto reductase, protein MHYRELGDSGLEVSEIGFGAWVVGTDWWGDRTEEQAKEMVRYALDQGINYFDTGDVYGHGRSEELIGEALGDRRDEVVVATKVGYDFYNNPQAGHGELPKEITPEWIRTATERSLDRLGFDTIDVLQLHNANVDEVDADVLETLDELKEEGLVNAVGWALGPSIGWLAEGDRAITEEFDSLQLVWNMLEQEVGNHFLETIAETGSNTSLIPRVPHSSGVLNEQVTRDTELDDDDHRSYRPDAWYETGWDKLDAVRFLERDGERTMSQASLQWLLYHDSVATVTPTFRTREDIDEWAAASDVPPLSDEEFQQVQSLYADGFGVDRDDGMDVLRSSVGGEDIETAGIDKRVA, encoded by the coding sequence ATGCATTACCGCGAACTCGGCGACTCCGGTCTCGAGGTATCCGAAATCGGGTTCGGCGCGTGGGTCGTCGGCACCGACTGGTGGGGCGACCGCACAGAGGAGCAGGCCAAGGAGATGGTCCGGTACGCACTCGACCAGGGTATCAACTACTTCGACACCGGCGACGTGTACGGGCACGGCCGCAGCGAGGAGCTCATCGGCGAGGCGCTGGGCGACCGACGCGACGAGGTCGTCGTCGCGACCAAGGTCGGCTACGACTTCTACAACAACCCGCAGGCCGGCCACGGCGAACTCCCCAAGGAGATCACGCCCGAGTGGATCCGCACCGCAACCGAGCGCAGCCTCGACCGCCTCGGCTTCGACACCATCGACGTGCTCCAGCTCCACAACGCCAACGTCGACGAGGTCGACGCGGACGTGCTGGAGACCCTCGACGAGTTGAAGGAGGAAGGGCTCGTGAACGCCGTCGGCTGGGCGCTCGGCCCCTCCATCGGCTGGCTGGCCGAGGGCGACAGGGCCATCACCGAGGAGTTCGACTCCCTCCAGCTCGTCTGGAACATGCTCGAACAGGAGGTCGGCAACCACTTCCTCGAGACCATCGCGGAGACCGGCTCGAACACGAGCCTCATCCCCCGCGTCCCGCACTCCTCGGGCGTCCTGAACGAGCAGGTCACCCGCGACACCGAACTGGACGACGACGACCACCGCTCGTACCGGCCCGACGCCTGGTACGAGACGGGCTGGGACAAGCTCGACGCGGTCCGGTTCCTCGAACGCGACGGCGAGCGCACCATGTCACAGGCGAGCCTCCAGTGGCTCCTCTACCACGATTCCGTGGCGACGGTCACGCCGACGTTCCGCACCCGCGAGGACATCGACGAGTGGGCCGCCGCCAGCGACGTGCCGCCGCTCAGCGACGAGGAGTTCCAGCAGGTCCAGTCGCTCTACGCCGACGGCTTCGGCGTCGACCGCGACGACGGGATGGACGTGCTCCGGTCGTCCGTCGGCGGCGAGGACATAGAAACGGCCGGGATAGACAAGCGTGTCGCTTAA